The following proteins are co-located in the Heptranchias perlo isolate sHepPer1 chromosome 30, sHepPer1.hap1, whole genome shotgun sequence genome:
- the LOC137299965 gene encoding uncharacterized protein, translating to MQRDFVSAVVNHTRGHNPVYKSPSHPLCTLLLQSCQFNQGVNREIMASSGELAQFGKDFFVDLLPEAEKVALHFELSHLYLAKNSDLEKEIRSRASTSRLLFNSSSNLLLRCAVTSENIVSSLFPILRLAAENNDIGLAQSTFTETREWIKGIHTAAVDLRDRFSSFHQKVNSDCSLVLSTRNKNQNETKMKQEEMKAQQEHMNSLNEKKKQINADIDLIKKKINIEEVKKQKLMDEIRRKDELFAIGSAVIPLFGWIACAVNTFIVSPVDVKNLNQLDVEIGRLWSQKKDLEKQKENLEYNIFTEQMKLISTQLEEGFIISETENLKYVESHLCKAQEVLEVIINFWEQAAMVINGLEQKTKVPEMFLQNLKKYQEQFLKSLEIAEKMWQLFSSYCLESKNKYDAGTKDLYKFLAISPSSLSQEELKKRITAANLKLKDRCLSSSTGAAPSVAASPVNV from the exons ATGCAGAGGGACTTTGT GTCGGCAGTTGTAAATCACACACGTGGCCATAATCCTGTATATAAATCACCGAGCCATCCACTCTGCACATTACTGCTGCAGAGCTGCCAGTTCAATCAAGGGGTCAACAGAGAGATCATGGCATCCAGTGGAG AACTTGCGCAATTTGGGAAAGATTTTTTTGTAGACCTGCTACCCGAAGCAGAGAAAGTTGCCTTGCATTTCGAGCTCTCCCACCTTTATCTCGCGAAAAATTCCGACTTAGAAAAAGAAATTCGTTCGCGTGCTTCGACTAGTCGacttctgttcaattcctcttcaAATTTGTTACTGCGG TGTGCAGTGACGAGCGAAAACATCGTCTCTTCGCTCTTCCCAATTCTGCGACTGGCAGCGGAAAACAATGACATTGGACTTGCACAATCTACTTTCACAGAGACCCGTGAGTGGATTAAGGGCATTCATACAGCAGCAGTGGATCTGAGAGACAG ATTCAGCTCTTTTCACCAAAAGGTTAATTCAGATTGCAGTCTTGTTCTAAGTACACGGAATAAAAatcaaaatgaaacaaaaatgaaGCAGGAGGAAATGAAAGCCCAACAAGAGCACATGAATTCACTAAATGAGAAGAAAAAACAGATCAATGCTGACATTGAtctcattaaaaaaaagataaatattGAAGAGGTGAAGAAACAGAAACTTATGGATGAAATAAGAAGGAAGGATGAACTGTTTGCCATCGGATCAGCAGTGATACCACTCTTTGGATGGATTGCTTGTGCCGTAAATACATTTATTGTTTCACCTGTAGATGTTAAGAATCTAAATCAATTGGACGTTgaaattggaagattatggtcacaAAAAAAGGATctggaaaaacagaaagaaaatCTAGAATACAATATCTTTACCGAGCAAATGAAACTTATATCAACCCAGCTGGAGGAAG GTTTCATTATAAGTGAGACTGAGAATCTGAAATATGTGGAAAGTCATCTTTGCAAAGCACAAGAGGTTTTGGAGGTAATTATAAATTTCTGGGAACAGGCAGCAATGGTCATTAACGGATTAGAACAGAAGACCAAGGTGCCTGAAATGTTTCTTCAGAATCTGAAAAAATACCAAGAACAATTTCTTAAGAGTCTTGAAATTGCTGAAAAG ATGTGGCAATTATTCTCCTCCTACTGTTTGGAGTCTAAGAATAAATACGATGCAGGCACCAAAGATTTGTATAAATTTCTTGCAATCAGTCCAAGTAGCCTTTCACAAGAAGAGTTGAAAAAACGGATAACAGCTGCCAATCTTAAGTTAAAGGATCGTTGCTTAAGTTCGAGCACTGGAGCTGCTCCCAGTGTTGCTGCATCACCGGTAAATGTTTAG